From a single Pleurodeles waltl isolate 20211129_DDA chromosome 8, aPleWal1.hap1.20221129, whole genome shotgun sequence genomic region:
- the ABHD13 gene encoding protein ABHD13: MILAFAMEKSWKLWAYAERWLFLLASWSWALCRVSLLPLILTFNMYGGILLLLLIFVSIAGILYKFQDVLLYFPEQPSSSRLYVPMPTGIPHENIFIKTKDGIILNLLLLRFVGDNPGHTPTVIYFHGNAGNIGHRLPNALLMLVNLKVNLLLVDYRGYGKSDGEASEEGLYLDSEAVLDYVMTRPDIDKTKIILFGRSLGGAVAVHLASGNSHRIAAVMIENTFLSIPHMASTLFSFFPMRYLPLWCYKNKFLSYRKILQCRMPSLFISGLSDQLIPPVMMKQLYELSPSRTKRLAIFPDGTHNDTWQCQGYFTALEQFIKEVISNQCPEEMEKTSSNVTII; this comes from the coding sequence ATGATTCTGGCCTTCGCTATGGAAAAGTCATGGAAACTTTGGGCATATGCCGAACGATGGCTGTTTTTGTTAGCTTCCTGGTCATGGGCTCTATGCCGTGTATCTCTGTTACCTTTGATACTAACATTTAACATGTATGGAGGCATACTCTTACTTTTATTAATATTTGTATCCATTGCTGGTATCCTGTACAAATTCCAAGATGTGCTACTCTATTTCCCTGAACAGCCATCTTCATCACGCCTCTATGTTCCTATGCCTACTGGTATACCCCATGAAAACATCTTCATTAAGACTAAAGATGGTATAATTCTCAACCTTCTTCTTTTAAGATTTGTTGGAGACAACCCCGGCCACACTCCAACTGTCATATATTTTCATGGCAATGCCGGAAACATTGGGCATAGATTACCAAATGCTTTACTGATGTTGGTAAACCTAAAAGTTAATTTGCTTTTAGTCGATTATAGAGGTTATGGAAAAAGTGATGGAGAAGCTAGTGAAGAAGGACTCTACCTTGATTCTGAGGCTGTGTTAGATTATGTGATGACTCGGCCAGACATCGACAAAACCAAAATTATCCTTTTTGGACGTTCCTTGGGTGGAGCTGTGGCTGTTCATCTAGCTTCCGGAAATTCCCACAGGATTGCTGCTGTAATGATAGAGAATACGTTCCTCAGCATCCCCCACATGGCCAGTACCCTGTTTTCGTTCTTTCCAATGAGGTATCTTCCTTTATGGTGCTACAAAAATAAGTTCTTGTCTTATCGAAAAATCTTGCAGTGCAGAATGCCTTCCCTTTTCATTTCTGGACTATCGGACCAGCTTATCCCTCCAGTAATGATGAAGCAGCTTTATGAACTTTCCCCATCTCGGACTAAGAGGCTGGCAATATTCCCAGATGGAACTCACAATGACACTTGGCAGTGCCAGGGCTACTTCACTGCTCTGGAACAATTTATCAAGGAAGTAATAAGCAACCAGTGTCCTGAGGAAATGGAAAAGACATCATCTAACGTAACAATAATATAA